In Lentibacillus amyloliquefaciens, one DNA window encodes the following:
- a CDS encoding vWA domain-containing protein, giving the protein MNEQAWRKQVSIINNDKFDKRRFQKLYDMSQGLQNLNKFDAPFPTFGSLLNDIWGSLYKMKPELKERENVSKAFQTNHAFMKRIVDDENFERYRETTRLDDLASAIGTVQFGKKTHEWLEHEREQNEALDQQMRELNAMQRQLERQRQEHGAGNENQNLQKELQQRTEELQEVIDQALNQRNSGFDQAMEQAMQQTQDSKQNLKALVGGAKAGSGEGELKKVPLRDQLALAEQLTDDARMKQIAEWAGRFKQIARKKQKSKHQKATSRHGVTRGNDPARLLPSELALYRNETTRTEFLRRFAGQRSRQHDTGGKDILGKGPIVLCLDQSGSMQPLDTQAKGFTLALMSIAKREKRDFVFIPFSGSAYKYVYKKGKINGEDMAALCQYFIGGGTNFESALRKGIEVIQYSSFKKADIIFVTDGEAHVSDDFLDFFQQQKQENGFHVLSLLLGTNRNVEQFSDKVMQIRDFSDKGSFSAFKI; this is encoded by the coding sequence ATGAATGAACAAGCATGGCGTAAGCAAGTGTCGATTATCAATAACGACAAGTTCGATAAACGACGGTTTCAGAAGCTATATGATATGTCACAGGGCTTGCAGAATTTAAATAAATTTGATGCCCCTTTTCCAACATTCGGATCTTTGTTGAATGATATCTGGGGCTCCTTATACAAAATGAAACCTGAATTGAAAGAAAGAGAGAACGTATCCAAAGCATTTCAAACGAATCATGCATTTATGAAGCGGATCGTGGATGATGAGAACTTTGAACGTTACCGGGAAACGACACGCTTGGATGACTTAGCCTCAGCCATTGGCACAGTTCAATTCGGAAAGAAGACGCATGAATGGCTGGAACACGAAAGAGAACAAAATGAAGCGTTGGACCAGCAGATGCGGGAATTGAATGCCATGCAGCGCCAGCTCGAACGGCAGCGTCAGGAGCACGGGGCTGGGAACGAAAACCAAAACCTTCAGAAAGAATTGCAGCAACGAACAGAGGAATTACAGGAAGTTATCGATCAGGCACTCAATCAACGTAATAGTGGGTTTGACCAAGCAATGGAACAGGCGATGCAGCAGACACAGGATTCAAAGCAAAACCTGAAGGCCCTTGTGGGTGGTGCAAAAGCTGGAAGCGGAGAAGGTGAGCTTAAAAAGGTCCCCCTCCGCGATCAATTGGCATTGGCTGAGCAGTTAACGGATGATGCTCGAATGAAACAGATAGCTGAATGGGCGGGACGATTTAAGCAAATTGCCAGGAAGAAGCAAAAATCCAAACACCAGAAGGCAACCAGCCGGCATGGTGTCACACGCGGAAATGACCCAGCCAGATTATTGCCTTCGGAACTTGCTTTGTATAGGAACGAAACAACCCGAACGGAATTTCTGCGGCGGTTCGCGGGGCAAAGAAGTCGTCAGCATGACACGGGAGGCAAGGATATATTAGGAAAGGGACCTATTGTTCTATGCTTGGATCAATCAGGCAGCATGCAGCCCTTAGATACACAAGCCAAGGGGTTTACTTTAGCTCTGATGAGTATCGCGAAAAGAGAGAAACGTGATTTTGTGTTTATCCCATTTTCAGGCAGTGCTTATAAGTATGTCTATAAAAAGGGGAAAATAAATGGAGAGGACATGGCAGCACTCTGCCAGTATTTTATAGGCGGTGGAACAAACTTTGAATCGGCATTGCGGAAAGGAATAGAAGTGATTCAATACAGCAGCTTTAAGAAAGCTGATATTATCTTTGTAACGGACGGAGAAGCTCATGTTTCAGATGATTTTCTTGATTTCTTTCAACAACAGAAGCAGGAGAACGGTTTTCATGTCCTTTCGCTTTTGCTTGGAACGAACAGAAATGTGGAACAGTTTTCCGATAAGGTTATGCAGATAAGAGATTTTAGTGATAAAGGTAGTTTCTCTGCCTTTAAAATTTAG
- the radC gene encoding RadC family protein produces MSVIEKAREAVTGYDSIGEHGLISNYDMLSVVLGPFAKMETVERLSAYSLRFLAEMTVNEIEAEGLTHNQAVTLHAALLLGKRSMRSKKERGTIIRSPEDVANHLNNEMGQLNQEHFVTLMLNTRNEVMHKTTLFIGSLNASIVHPRELYREAVKCSAASVIVAHNHPSGSPQPSQEDVHITRRLAESGKMIGIELLDHVVIGEGRFVSLKEKGYL; encoded by the coding sequence ATGAGTGTAATTGAAAAGGCAAGAGAGGCCGTTACGGGATATGATTCGATTGGTGAACACGGCTTGATTAGTAACTACGATATGTTGTCAGTCGTTCTCGGTCCATTTGCCAAAATGGAAACAGTAGAAAGACTAAGTGCGTATTCCTTGCGTTTCCTGGCTGAGATGACCGTTAATGAAATCGAAGCTGAAGGGCTGACACATAATCAGGCGGTGACGCTTCATGCGGCCCTGCTTTTAGGTAAGCGGTCGATGCGGAGCAAGAAAGAACGGGGAACTATCATCCGTTCACCGGAAGATGTGGCGAATCACCTAAATAACGAAATGGGCCAGTTGAATCAGGAGCATTTTGTGACGCTGATGTTAAATACAAGGAATGAGGTAATGCATAAAACAACATTGTTTATCGGCAGTTTAAATGCATCAATTGTTCATCCGCGGGAGCTGTATCGTGAAGCGGTGAAATGCTCTGCTGCATCTGTGATTGTGGCGCATAATCATCCGAGTGGATCACCGCAGCCATCTCAGGAGGATGTCCACATCACCAGACGATTGGCGGAGTCGGGCAAAATGATTGGCATTGAACTGTTAGACCATGTTGTCATCGGGGAAGGCCGATTCGTGAGCCTGAAAGAGAAAGGCTATCTATAA
- a CDS encoding hydantoinase B/oxoprolinase family protein: MNDAVENKVMGLKEQLLENDRKFQETGCYAGITELKYREEDPLRYESLHTKLRSMSIASREMARSISASPGVREVGEMVVALYTPEGDAISLSTGIMVHVHTMSRFIKWMIQNGYEDSPGICPGDVFANNDAFIGTVQVPDVMVVIPIFHNDELVGWAGTVAHELEVGGITPGGDVYLAQERFTEGLFVCAEKVGEKDELRRDYLIRLERNLRMPIYWMFDDKAKLAANLELRDQVKELIDDVGLDYYKRATREFIEEGRRAQLSKVQQLMVPGRYRGHTFYGHLTEGKPGILPLGDENLLYSIPLELDVGGDGHMHLDFEGTGSWGYHSMNCTPAGMDGGLFVTLTQSMNFEGKVNDGAWLATDMNLPSGTWTNPDRHTVATATSWALLLPAFGIFQRLLSRGFVSRGFKEEAFVGQVNSPMVEMGGQSQYGSQFGMAMFECSAAGSGALGIKDGIDNGYVGWNPESDMGNMEVWEQGIPMLYLGRSIAADSGGPGSNRGGTAFTSLWLVHNTDEVTIATSEHSSRVYDNAGMCGGYPAPTAHRHFTVRDSNIQQLIEEQKPLPHSLGKDPYTTDLDRLVEGEKKEVEGPHIDKPLQAGDLFAHSYNGGGGYGDPIERDPLDVVRDVENGYVTPEIAQRTHAVVLEHDGERNAWRVNPEATEARRKEVRNARLNKAMPVKDWIASERERVLEKDFVTEVHKMYQDTMGISSQFAKEFREFWRLPENFTM; this comes from the coding sequence ATGAATGACGCAGTAGAAAACAAAGTCATGGGGCTTAAAGAGCAATTGCTTGAGAACGATCGTAAATTCCAAGAAACAGGCTGTTATGCCGGCATAACGGAATTAAAATACCGTGAGGAAGATCCTCTGCGCTATGAAAGCCTGCACACAAAGCTTCGATCAATGTCGATAGCATCGCGGGAGATGGCCAGAAGCATTTCAGCTTCTCCGGGTGTGCGAGAGGTAGGGGAAATGGTTGTAGCGTTATACACCCCTGAAGGTGACGCGATTAGCCTTTCCACAGGAATTATGGTTCACGTGCATACGATGAGCCGGTTTATCAAATGGATGATTCAAAATGGTTACGAGGACTCGCCTGGTATTTGTCCTGGTGATGTGTTCGCCAACAATGACGCTTTTATCGGTACGGTACAAGTACCAGACGTAATGGTTGTTATACCGATTTTCCATAATGACGAGCTTGTCGGCTGGGCCGGCACAGTCGCTCACGAATTGGAGGTCGGCGGCATCACACCAGGTGGTGACGTATACTTGGCCCAAGAACGTTTTACTGAAGGCTTGTTCGTTTGTGCCGAAAAAGTGGGTGAGAAAGACGAGCTGCGCCGGGACTATCTGATTCGATTGGAACGGAACCTCCGTATGCCTATCTATTGGATGTTTGACGATAAAGCAAAATTAGCAGCTAACCTGGAATTGCGGGATCAGGTGAAAGAGCTTATCGACGACGTCGGTTTGGACTACTATAAGCGGGCTACCCGTGAATTCATTGAAGAAGGTCGCCGCGCGCAGCTTTCGAAGGTTCAACAGCTTATGGTGCCCGGTCGCTACAGGGGACATACGTTTTATGGCCACCTCACTGAGGGTAAACCTGGAATTTTGCCTTTAGGTGATGAAAACTTGCTGTATTCCATCCCGCTTGAATTGGATGTGGGCGGCGATGGCCACATGCATTTGGATTTTGAAGGCACCGGTTCTTGGGGCTATCACTCGATGAATTGTACGCCAGCTGGTATGGACGGCGGATTATTTGTTACCCTAACTCAGTCTATGAACTTTGAAGGTAAGGTGAACGACGGAGCCTGGCTGGCTACAGATATGAATTTACCGTCGGGGACCTGGACCAACCCAGACCGCCATACCGTAGCGACGGCAACGTCCTGGGCACTTCTGTTACCGGCCTTTGGCATTTTTCAGCGGTTGCTCAGTCGTGGCTTTGTAAGCCGGGGATTCAAAGAAGAAGCGTTTGTCGGTCAGGTAAACAGTCCAATGGTAGAAATGGGTGGTCAAAGTCAGTACGGCAGCCAGTTTGGTATGGCTATGTTTGAGTGCTCCGCAGCCGGAAGTGGCGCCCTTGGTATAAAAGACGGGATCGATAATGGCTATGTTGGTTGGAATCCCGAATCTGACATGGGCAATATGGAAGTTTGGGAGCAGGGCATACCGATGCTCTACTTAGGGCGAAGCATCGCGGCTGATTCGGGCGGACCCGGTAGCAACCGCGGCGGTACAGCCTTCACTTCACTTTGGCTCGTGCACAATACAGACGAAGTGACGATAGCCACGTCCGAACATTCAAGTCGTGTGTATGACAACGCCGGCATGTGCGGTGGCTATCCAGCGCCGACAGCCCACAGGCACTTCACTGTGCGAGATAGCAATATTCAGCAGTTGATTGAAGAACAGAAACCATTACCTCACTCGTTGGGGAAAGACCCATACACGACCGACTTGGACCGATTGGTTGAAGGCGAGAAGAAAGAGGTTGAAGGCCCGCATATTGACAAACCGCTGCAAGCCGGGGATCTGTTTGCACACTCATACAATGGTGGAGGCGGCTATGGCGACCCCATCGAGCGGGATCCGCTGGATGTTGTCCGGGATGTTGAGAACGGCTATGTGACACCGGAAATTGCCCAAAGAACTCATGCTGTAGTGCTTGAGCATGACGGGGAGCGTAACGCATGGCGTGTCAACCCAGAAGCAACCGAAGCTCGACGCAAAGAAGTCCGAAACGCCCGGTTAAATAAGGCTATGCCTGTTAAGGATTGGATTGCATCCGAGCGCGAGCGCGTGTTGGAAAAGGACTTTGTTACCGAAGTGCATAAAATGTATCAGGACACAATGGGCATTTCCAGCCAATTTGCCAAAGAGTTCCGCGAATTCTGGCGGCTGCCGGAAAACTTTACAATGTAA
- a CDS encoding TetR/AcrR family transcriptional regulator, with product MSKNDTRSKILKAAAYIVQSDGILNLTLEAAAEKAGVSKGGLLYHFPSKDALVAGMVQDPMQSYIDNIEKNVDQDTLQHPRGRWTRSFIKGTFEQRNPDKDMDAGLMAAATINRDLLKPIQDAYEQWQDHIDNDGLDPINATILRLAVDGLWFSEIFDLAPLEDDRRQRVLERLIQLTKED from the coding sequence ATGTCTAAAAATGACACGCGTTCTAAAATTCTCAAGGCGGCGGCATATATCGTACAATCAGACGGGATATTGAATTTAACACTCGAAGCTGCAGCAGAGAAAGCCGGTGTAAGTAAGGGAGGGCTATTATATCATTTTCCGTCCAAAGATGCCTTAGTCGCCGGTATGGTACAAGATCCCATGCAAAGTTATATAGATAATATCGAAAAGAATGTTGATCAGGATACATTACAGCATCCTAGAGGTAGATGGACTCGCTCGTTTATCAAAGGAACATTTGAGCAGAGAAATCCCGATAAAGATATGGACGCTGGGTTAATGGCGGCGGCCACAATCAATCGAGATTTATTGAAGCCTATTCAAGATGCTTATGAACAATGGCAGGATCATATTGACAACGATGGTCTCGATCCCATTAACGCTACTATTTTAAGACTAGCCGTGGACGGTCTTTGGTTTTCCGAAATTTTTGATTTGGCCCCATTAGAAGATGATCGCCGTCAACGTGTTCTAGAAAGACTCATCCAGTTAACGAAGGAGGACTGA
- a CDS encoding glycine betaine ABC transporter substrate-binding protein, which yields MKKTVILITIFLSIAMYGCTPSGGSEATGNSNGAENEKKNKPTLTLGVTPWTSTVPPTEIVKIVLKDMGYKVEDTEADLGVTMAGLSKGDVDIFMDYWDPQHKPYLDEFSDSIEVVSTSYDDAARGIAVPKYMEDVNDVGDLKGIEDTVNNEVLAISESDPTVKEIPKLIDIYNLDMEMINSSEAAMLSAAKSKIEKEEPVVLFGWRPHSMFNLLDIKLLTNKKAPEVLTPSSIHVLAHKELKENAPEAYEFLSNWSIPIDDIEDMIIKIDNGEDPEEIAQEWIDDNQDKIDEMKNSK from the coding sequence ATGAAGAAAACTGTTATTTTAATAACAATTTTCTTATCAATAGCTATGTACGGCTGTACACCAAGTGGTGGTTCAGAAGCTACTGGTAATAGCAATGGTGCAGAGAATGAAAAAAAGAACAAACCAACATTAACTTTAGGCGTAACACCATGGACAAGTACTGTGCCACCAACGGAAATAGTTAAGATAGTGTTAAAGGATATGGGTTATAAAGTAGAAGACACTGAGGCTGATCTTGGAGTTACTATGGCGGGTCTGTCAAAAGGGGATGTTGACATATTTATGGATTACTGGGATCCACAACACAAGCCCTATTTAGACGAATTTTCCGATTCAATAGAGGTGGTATCTACAAGTTATGATGATGCAGCAAGAGGAATAGCAGTTCCTAAATATATGGAGGATGTCAATGATGTTGGAGATTTAAAAGGTATAGAAGACACAGTAAATAATGAAGTCTTGGCAATTTCAGAAAGTGACCCGACAGTAAAAGAAATCCCAAAGCTAATTGATATATATAATCTGGATATGGAAATGATTAATTCCTCAGAGGCGGCTATGTTGTCAGCTGCTAAATCAAAAATTGAAAAGGAAGAACCTGTTGTACTGTTTGGATGGCGTCCACATAGCATGTTTAATTTACTTGATATAAAATTATTAACAAATAAAAAAGCTCCAGAGGTTTTAACACCCTCTTCTATTCACGTTCTTGCTCATAAAGAATTGAAAGAAAATGCACCCGAAGCTTATGAATTTTTAAGTAATTGGAGTATACCCATTGATGACATTGAAGATATGATTATCAAAATTGACAATGGAGAAGATCCTGAAGAGATAGCACAGGAGTGGATTGATGATAACCAGGATAAGATTGACGAAATGAAGAACAGCAAATGA
- a CDS encoding hydantoinase/oxoprolinase family protein, with product MKQTKPLVLGIDAGGTMTDTILVDKEGNFAVGKAPTTPNYESEGFIESARDATDIWNLDINKTFEELAVVLYSGTGMLNTLLSRSGKRIGLIVTRGMEDAILMGRGLQSWAGYSYEDRLHAVTHASPEPLVPLSRVRGVTERVDQFGQVVIPAYEHEAVSGVEELLEQDIEALCICCMYSHVNPEHELQIGEAAKKVLAEHDVDIPIYFSHQVRPIIREQSRLNSTLIEAYATARGREQLLGVEAAAKEHGFPHSMQTMLSYGGLADVRYPRLHETMISGPVGGLLGAKHVGELVGTDSVIVSDMGGTSFDIGAITRGKVPIEDEPTLARFKLNLPTLAMDTIGAGGGTIVKVDPYTGKVSLGPESAGSVPGPVAMDMGGTEPTIADCDAVMGRLNPDNFLGGKVKLNIEKATQVLKEKVADPLGVDVYEAAEGMVNMLEMEAKSSIESIISTRGVDPGEYHLMAYGGSGPLHMAEYSRSLGFKGVMTFPFAAAFSAFGCTTADYLHRHSQSVHIMTGPDSSDQDREEARRQINEIWSELDTQARSELVSEGHEADAVVCEPFAMMRYTGQLEDVEVAAPVTKLESDEDLGKLTQAFEDLYEQINRSVSGYGTAGYTIMELGLNARVEKVKPELSRRPLGSKNPDPEAAKGKRSMYYNRAWHEAQLWEMDMLKPGNVLEGPAIVEHPATTLVIPAGTGSV from the coding sequence ATGAAACAGACAAAACCACTCGTGCTCGGTATTGATGCCGGTGGCACGATGACAGACACGATACTTGTGGACAAAGAAGGCAACTTCGCTGTCGGTAAGGCACCGACTACACCTAATTACGAATCGGAAGGATTTATTGAATCAGCGCGTGACGCTACTGACATCTGGAACCTGGATATCAACAAAACCTTTGAAGAATTGGCGGTAGTCCTTTATTCAGGTACGGGTATGCTGAATACGTTGTTATCAAGGAGCGGAAAGCGCATTGGTCTGATTGTGACACGGGGCATGGAAGATGCCATACTTATGGGAAGAGGCCTTCAGTCATGGGCCGGTTATTCTTATGAAGACCGCTTGCATGCAGTCACCCACGCTTCTCCCGAGCCTCTTGTGCCTCTCAGCCGGGTGCGCGGTGTGACCGAGCGTGTCGACCAGTTCGGTCAGGTCGTCATTCCAGCTTATGAACACGAGGCAGTCAGCGGTGTGGAAGAGCTTTTGGAGCAGGACATCGAGGCATTATGCATCTGTTGCATGTATTCACACGTCAATCCTGAACACGAATTACAAATTGGCGAAGCGGCCAAGAAGGTACTGGCTGAGCATGATGTCGACATCCCGATTTACTTTAGTCATCAGGTTCGTCCGATCATTCGCGAACAATCCCGGTTAAACAGCACGCTCATCGAGGCATATGCAACAGCTAGAGGTCGTGAGCAGCTGCTGGGCGTTGAAGCGGCTGCTAAGGAACATGGTTTCCCACACAGCATGCAAACGATGCTTTCATACGGAGGGCTCGCGGACGTACGCTATCCTCGTCTGCACGAGACGATGATCTCGGGTCCGGTCGGAGGGCTTTTGGGCGCGAAACATGTCGGCGAGTTGGTCGGCACGGATTCAGTAATTGTCAGTGATATGGGTGGAACAAGCTTTGATATCGGGGCTATCACCCGCGGCAAAGTACCTATTGAAGATGAGCCGACATTGGCCCGGTTTAAACTGAATTTGCCGACACTAGCGATGGATACCATCGGTGCCGGCGGCGGTACTATTGTTAAGGTGGACCCATACACAGGTAAGGTTAGTCTAGGTCCGGAAAGCGCTGGATCGGTACCGGGTCCGGTGGCTATGGATATGGGTGGCACAGAGCCAACGATTGCTGACTGTGATGCGGTAATGGGTCGTTTGAACCCTGATAACTTTCTCGGTGGCAAGGTCAAACTTAATATCGAGAAGGCAACGCAGGTTCTGAAAGAGAAAGTTGCCGATCCATTGGGAGTTGACGTTTATGAAGCGGCCGAGGGGATGGTGAATATGCTGGAGATGGAAGCTAAGTCTTCCATTGAATCCATTATTTCGACGCGTGGTGTCGATCCAGGTGAATACCACTTGATGGCTTATGGCGGATCTGGACCGCTTCACATGGCTGAGTACAGCCGCAGCCTAGGTTTTAAAGGTGTCATGACATTCCCGTTTGCGGCAGCATTTTCAGCCTTTGGTTGCACTACGGCAGATTACTTGCACAGGCACAGCCAATCCGTCCATATTATGACCGGACCCGATTCTTCGGATCAGGACAGGGAAGAGGCGAGACGTCAGATTAATGAAATCTGGAGCGAGCTCGATACCCAAGCCCGCTCTGAGTTGGTCTCTGAAGGTCATGAAGCAGACGCAGTCGTTTGTGAGCCATTCGCTATGATGCGCTACACTGGCCAACTGGAAGATGTCGAAGTTGCAGCACCAGTGACCAAATTAGAGTCAGATGAAGATTTAGGTAAGCTTACACAAGCTTTTGAAGACCTGTACGAACAGATTAACCGCAGTGTGTCCGGTTATGGGACAGCCGGTTATACAATTATGGAACTCGGCTTAAATGCTCGTGTGGAAAAAGTGAAGCCAGAGCTGAGTCGCCGTCCTTTGGGATCCAAGAATCCTGATCCCGAGGCTGCCAAAGGAAAGCGGTCTATGTATTACAATCGTGCGTGGCATGAAGCGCAGCTTTGGGAAATGGACATGCTGAAGCCCGGCAACGTGCTTGAGGGCCCTGCCATTGTCGAGCACCCTGCTACGACCTTGGTCATCCCAGCGGGGACCGGGTCCGTGTAG
- a CDS encoding acetone carboxylase subunit gamma, whose protein sequence is MASYDKEVIRDLIDGTLPWQSTKSIMSQYKDDDRFFKYIDILQERVKFNDQILLPIGEHLYIVAKKSEPQGERVVKCGCGYEFGHYTNNWKLNAVINVRDEEEEIAEIYPGRHSYDPDWMEIREFICPGCATLLEVEAAAPGYPIVFDFLPYLETFYRDWLGRELPAEPTRD, encoded by the coding sequence ATGGCAAGCTATGATAAGGAAGTAATTCGTGACTTAATTGACGGTACGCTGCCTTGGCAGTCGACGAAATCAATTATGAGTCAGTATAAAGACGACGACCGGTTTTTCAAGTACATCGATATTCTTCAAGAACGGGTGAAATTTAACGACCAGATCTTGTTGCCGATTGGCGAGCATTTGTATATTGTTGCTAAGAAAAGTGAGCCTCAAGGCGAGCGAGTTGTTAAATGTGGCTGCGGTTATGAGTTTGGTCATTACACTAACAACTGGAAGTTAAACGCTGTGATTAATGTTCGGGATGAAGAAGAAGAGATTGCTGAAATCTATCCCGGACGTCATAGCTATGATCCGGACTGGATGGAAATTCGTGAGTTTATTTGCCCGGGCTGTGCCACGCTGCTGGAAGTGGAGGCAGCGGCTCCTGGCTACCCGATCGTTTTTGATTTTCTGCCGTATTTAGAGACCTTCTATCGCGATTGGCTCGGTCGAGAGCTGCCAGCCGAGCCTACAAGGGATTGA
- a CDS encoding 3-keto-5-aminohexanoate cleavage protein — protein MNKNVILSCAISGAGDTTAKNPHVPVTPKEIADSAIKSAKAGATIVHLHVRDPETGKLSHDVNLFQETVERIRESETDVIINITSGGGGDWIPSEEDPTKGGVGTDIQTPEERHEPVGKLLPELCTLDCGSINFGNMLYVNPTDWLRKQAKLVKESGVKPELECFDTGQVNFANQLIEEGLIDGDPLYQFCLGIPWGAAADAETLSYMKSRIPGNGKWAAFGTGRMQMPIVAESVLQGGHIRVGLEDNLYLKKGQLAKNEQLVDKAVGIVQALGSDIMTPKEAREELNLMTP, from the coding sequence TTGAATAAAAATGTTATTTTATCATGTGCTATATCAGGAGCAGGTGACACGACTGCAAAAAATCCGCATGTGCCAGTAACACCGAAAGAGATTGCTGATTCAGCTATCAAATCAGCAAAAGCAGGAGCAACAATTGTTCATCTCCATGTACGTGATCCGGAAACAGGTAAGTTGAGTCATGACGTTAATTTGTTTCAGGAAACAGTAGAACGAATACGCGAGTCTGAAACGGATGTCATTATTAATATAACATCCGGTGGTGGCGGTGATTGGATTCCAAGTGAAGAAGATCCGACAAAAGGTGGTGTTGGCACTGATATTCAAACACCTGAAGAACGTCATGAGCCAGTTGGAAAATTACTTCCCGAGTTGTGTACACTTGATTGTGGAAGTATCAACTTTGGAAATATGCTGTACGTGAATCCAACTGATTGGTTGCGAAAACAGGCAAAACTTGTGAAAGAAAGTGGCGTAAAACCAGAATTAGAGTGTTTTGATACTGGTCAGGTTAATTTTGCTAATCAATTAATTGAAGAAGGTCTCATTGATGGTGATCCCTTATATCAATTCTGCCTTGGTATACCATGGGGAGCTGCAGCTGACGCTGAAACATTGTCCTATATGAAGAGCCGAATACCGGGAAATGGCAAATGGGCCGCATTCGGCACTGGCCGCATGCAAATGCCGATAGTGGCAGAATCAGTTCTGCAAGGAGGTCATATTCGTGTGGGATTGGAAGATAATCTTTATCTTAAAAAAGGACAATTAGCTAAAAATGAACAACTTGTTGATAAAGCTGTAGGCATTGTACAGGCTCTTGGCTCCGATATAATGACACCGAAAGAAGCGCGTGAAGAGTTAAACCTTATGACACCATGA
- a CDS encoding SDR family NAD(P)-dependent oxidoreductase: MNRLKDKVAIITGGVGNIGKETAQLFLQEGAKVAIVDLSNEALTSTVDELKTYGDIISITADVTQEKEVKDYVQTVLDKWGKIDVFFNNAGIEGDVNGITDFDLNAFKKVIDVNLIGSFLGLKHVLPVMQEQQFGSIINTSSDAGWSGDGGLSAYVASKHGVVGLTKTAALEAADDKVRVNSIQPTGVDTRMMNELEKEYVTKGVSTSITDEAIPFGRYAKTIELAYLILFLASDESQFITGSQYTIDGGRSALSR, encoded by the coding sequence TTGAATAGATTAAAAGATAAGGTTGCTATCATTACTGGGGGAGTTGGGAATATTGGCAAGGAGACTGCTCAACTCTTCTTACAAGAAGGAGCTAAAGTTGCGATAGTTGATTTGTCTAACGAAGCATTGACGTCAACAGTAGACGAATTAAAAACATATGGGGATATTATTTCTATCACAGCAGATGTTACTCAAGAAAAGGAAGTTAAAGATTATGTACAAACAGTTTTAGATAAATGGGGTAAAATAGATGTATTCTTTAATAATGCTGGTATAGAGGGTGACGTTAACGGAATTACCGATTTTGATCTTAATGCTTTCAAAAAAGTAATCGATGTAAATCTAATTGGTTCTTTTCTCGGGCTTAAGCATGTATTGCCAGTTATGCAGGAGCAACAATTTGGAAGTATCATTAATACATCTTCAGACGCCGGATGGTCTGGTGATGGAGGCTTAAGTGCATATGTTGCTTCAAAGCATGGTGTGGTAGGTCTTACAAAAACAGCAGCCTTAGAAGCTGCCGATGATAAAGTTAGAGTAAACAGCATTCAGCCTACTGGTGTAGATACAAGAATGATGAATGAACTTGAAAAAGAATATGTAACTAAAGGAGTCTCAACCTCTATAACGGATGAAGCAATTCCATTTGGTCGCTATGCTAAAACCATCGAATTAGCATATTTAATATTATTTCTAGCTTCTGATGAAAGTCAATTTATCACGGGAAGTCAATATACTATAGATGGTGGGCGATCAGCCTTATCGAGATAG
- a CDS encoding gamma-glutamyl-gamma-aminobutyrate hydrolase family protein, giving the protein MEITEFIKRLHYSGTKKAYFCHCRGNTVLNVALGGTVIQDIETKIPQAISHYQQAERHDATHDIQIEENCRLYDIFNKSSIRVNSINHQAIDKLGSSLKTAAAAPDGIIAAVEAVDQSSSLFMGVQWNPEEMASEDPYMQGFFKTFIYECSNKDITVD; this is encoded by the coding sequence ATTGAAATAACAGAATTTATAAAGCGACTACACTACTCTGGAACAAAAAAAGCCTATTTTTGCCATTGCAGAGGTAATACCGTTTTAAACGTGGCTTTAGGTGGAACAGTCATTCAAGACATTGAGACCAAAATTCCTCAAGCTATCAGCCATTATCAGCAAGCCGAAAGACATGATGCGACACATGATATTCAGATTGAGGAAAATTGTCGGCTATATGACATATTCAATAAGTCATCGATTCGAGTTAACAGCATAAACCACCAGGCCATTGACAAGCTCGGATCCAGTCTTAAAACAGCAGCAGCTGCACCGGATGGTATCATTGCAGCAGTTGAAGCAGTCGATCAATCGTCTTCACTGTTTATGGGTGTTCAATGGAATCCTGAGGAGATGGCCAGCGAGGATCCATATATGCAAGGCTTCTTCAAAACGTTTATTTATGAGTGTAGCAACAAAGACATAACAGTCGATTGA